A single genomic interval of Cucumis sativus cultivar 9930 chromosome 7, Cucumber_9930_V3, whole genome shotgun sequence harbors:
- the LOC116405272 gene encoding cysteine-rich and transmembrane domain-containing protein WIH2-like codes for MSYYNQPPPSVGVPPPPHGYPLSTMTPSGYPLQGGYPPQGYPPPSTHGHPPPQHVHQDQKKDGCFKRWFYEILSWTP; via the exons ATGAGTTATTATAACCAGCCACCGCCTTCCGTCGGCGTTCCTCCTCCGCCGCATG GTTATCCACTATCGACGATGACGCCGTCAGGGTATCCACTGCAGGGCGGCTATCCTCCACAAGGATATCCACCTCCATCGACGCACGGTCATCCTCCACCGCAACATGTACATCAAGACCAAAAGAAAGATGGATGCTTCAAACGCTG GTTTTATGAAATACTTTCGTGGACACCTTAA
- the LOC105436101 gene encoding cysteine-rich and transmembrane domain-containing protein WIH2 codes for MTSYYAQPPPPVGVPPPQGYPPQGYPPKDAYPPQGYPPQGGYPPAGYPPQGYPPPPPYGPAYGHHPPPQHQNQKKEVGFVEGCLAALCCCFMLDVCF; via the exons ATGACTAGTTACTACGCACAGCCACCGCCTCCCGTCGGCGTTCCTCCCCCCCAGG GTTATCCACCGCAAGGATATCCTCCGAAGGACGCTTATCCCCCGCAAGGATATCCACCGCAGGGCGGTTATCCACCTGCCGGTTATCCTCCGCAGGGATACCCGCCTCCGCCGCCGTATGGTCCGGCGTACGGTCATCATCCTCCTCCGCAacatcaaaaccaaaagaaagaagttggATTCGTCGAAGGCTG TTTGGCTGCGCTTTGTTGCTGCTTTATGTTGGATGTTTGCTTTTGA
- the LOC101211967 gene encoding myosin-13 isoform X1: MDQELPDNEHLLTRIQQLEYERDELRKDIEQLCMQQAGPGYLSVATRMHFQRTAGLEQEIENLKKKFAACTRENHNLQEELAEAYRIKSQLADLHSSEVAKNLESEKQLKFFQGCVATAFAERDHSIMEAEKAKEKEETMSQKLKEVENRLEELSSDCLNLRETNDTLRINLAKQEEWNEVSKQVINKFYEIRQNSLEGFMDTSWDEKCQCLLHDSSEMWSFNDSSTFRYINSLEEGLETMKKTVDNLQNKLRMGVEIEKHLKGKVHDLELKLIHMDDMVKSKISGFCQNYSQYRDHILNLLEKEMSNMHSTIGEIEEKIVQYGWGVQQLKDSEKVLKEENDSQEGHLSTNAKMEIHGLPDSVADGNAEALALALQEKVSALLLLSQQEERHMLERDVNAALQRKTEELQRNLLQVTHEKVKALMELAQVKQELQLLKEKSVHDLKRGADTVERKLVTHEREGKLKGLLKGTYLRRWVGTPEISGSEAAAHLDNEENYSSRKSAVDFARIKIENATLRESIESMEQLTSSIHRLRLYLLKAKESATSEGPGTSVLEGLKGIINEAKLIKTALCSSLPISWSAEVNAGSSEETLHDSHDVLGEGDSSLGKIDFVSAAGFEMVELLVSVAELLIKDYKAESGS; encoded by the exons ATGGATCAAGAGTTACCTGATAATGAGCATTTGCTCACTCGTATCCAACAGTTGGAATATG AGCGTGATGAGTTAAGGAAAGATATCGAACAATTATGTATGCAGCAAGCTGGACCTGGTTACCTTTCTGTGGCTACTCGCATGCATTTTCAGAG GACAGCTGGCCTGGAACAGGAGATCGAGAACCTGAAAAAGAAGTTTGCTGCTTGTACCAGAGAGAATCACAATCTTCAAGAGGAACTCGCAGAAGCCTACAGAATAAAA AGTCAGCTGGCAGATCTGCACAGTTCAGAGGTTGCAAAG AATTTGGAATCGGAGAAGCAGCTTAAGTTTTTCCAGGGTTGTGTTGCTACTGCTTTTGCTGAGCGGGATCATTCTATTATGGAG GCTGAAAAGGcgaaggagaaagaagaaacgaTGTCACAAAAGCTAAAAGAGGTCGAAAATAG ATTAGAGGAGTTGTCTTCTGACTGTCTAAATTTGAGGGAAACTAATGATACACTACGCATTAACCTAGCCAAGCAAGAAGAGTGGAATGAGGTCTCGAAACAG GTAATCAATAAGTTCTATGAGATCAGACAGAATTCTCTTGAAGGATTTATGGATACTAGCTGGGACGAAAAATGTCAGTGTCTTTTACACGATTCTTCAGAAATGTGGAGTTTCAATGATTCTTCAACGTTTAGATATATA AATTCTTTGGAAGAAGGACTGGAGACAATGAAGAAAACAGTGGACAATCTTCAAAATAAGCTACGCATG GGTGTGGAAATTGAAAAGCATTTAAAGGGAAAGGTGCATGATTTGGAATTGAAGCTG ATTCACATGGATGATATGGTCAAGAGCAAGATTTCAGGGTTTTGTCAAAACTATTCTCAATATCGAGAtcatatattgaatttattggaaaaagaaatgtctAATATGCATTCGACAATAGGAGAGATTGAGGAAAAAATTGTTCAATATGGCTGGGGAGTTCAACAATTGAAGGATTCTGAGAAAGTgctgaaagaagaaaatgattcCCAGGAGGGGCATTTGAGTACCAATGCCAAG ATGGAAATTCATGGCTTACCAGATTCCGTTGCTGATGGAAACGCTGAAGCCCTTGCTTTGGCCCTTCAAGAAAAG GTTTCAGCTTTGTTACTTCTTTCACAACAGGAAGAGAGGCACATGCTGGAGAGAGATGTCAATGCAGcacttcaaagaaaaacagaggAGCTCCAGAGAAACTTACTGCAG GTTACCCATGAAAAAGTTAAAGCACTAATGGAGCTGGCACAAGTAAAACAAGAACTTCAACTACTTAAAGA GAAAAGTGTTCATGACTTGAAACGAGGAGCAGACACTGTGGAAAGGAAACTTGTTACTCACGAGAGAGAGGGGAAATTAAAAGGCTTGCTGAAGGGTACATATCTGAGACGTTGGGTAGGTACACCAGAAATCAGTGGAAGTGAAGCTGCAGCTCACTTggataatgaagaaaattacTCTTCTCGGAAGTCTGCTGTGGATTTTGCCAG aataaaaattgagaatgCAACTCTTAGAGAAAGTATTGAAAGCATGGAGCAACTGACCTCTTCAATTCACAGGCTTCGTCTCTATCTTCTGAAG GCTAAAGAGTCTGCTACGTCTGAAGGTCCAGGTACAAGTGTGTTGGAAGGTCTCAAGGGCATAATCAATGAGGCAAAACTCATAAAGACTGCACTTTGTAGCTCCTTACCCATTAGTTGGTCAGCTGAGGTAAATGCTGGATCCAGTGAGGAAACTTTACATGATTCTCATGATGTTTTAGGAGAGGGAGACTCTAGCCTGGGGAAGATAGATTTTGTTTCTGCTGCTGGTTTTGAGATGGTTGAGCTCCTTGTTTCTGTTGCTGAGTTGTTGATAAAGGATTACAAGGCTGAAAGTGGTTCTTGA
- the LOC101211967 gene encoding myosin-13 isoform X2 translates to MDQELPDNEHLLTRIQQLEYERDELRKDIEQLCMQQAGPGYLSVATRMHFQRTAGLEQEIENLKKKFAACTRENHNLQEELAEAYRIKSQLADLHSSEVAKNLESEKQLKFFQGCVATAFAERDHSIMEAEKAKEKEETMSQKLKEVENRLEELSSDCLNLRETNDTLRINLAKQEEWNEVSKQVINKFYEIRQNSLEGFMDTSWDEKCQCLLHDSSEMWSFNDSSTFRYINSLEEGLETMKKTVDNLQNKLRMGVEIEKHLKGKVHDLELKLIHMDDMVKSKISGFCQNYSQYRDHILNLLEKEMSNMHSTIGEIEEKIVQYGWGVQQLKDSEKVLKEENDSQEGHLSTNAKMEIHGLPDSVADGNAEALALALQEKVSALLLLSQQEERHMLERDVNAALQRKTEELQRNLLQVTHEKVKALMELAQVKQELQLLKDVHDLKRGADTVERKLVTHEREGKLKGLLKGTYLRRWVGTPEISGSEAAAHLDNEENYSSRKSAVDFARIKIENATLRESIESMEQLTSSIHRLRLYLLKAKESATSEGPGTSVLEGLKGIINEAKLIKTALCSSLPISWSAEVNAGSSEETLHDSHDVLGEGDSSLGKIDFVSAAGFEMVELLVSVAELLIKDYKAESGS, encoded by the exons ATGGATCAAGAGTTACCTGATAATGAGCATTTGCTCACTCGTATCCAACAGTTGGAATATG AGCGTGATGAGTTAAGGAAAGATATCGAACAATTATGTATGCAGCAAGCTGGACCTGGTTACCTTTCTGTGGCTACTCGCATGCATTTTCAGAG GACAGCTGGCCTGGAACAGGAGATCGAGAACCTGAAAAAGAAGTTTGCTGCTTGTACCAGAGAGAATCACAATCTTCAAGAGGAACTCGCAGAAGCCTACAGAATAAAA AGTCAGCTGGCAGATCTGCACAGTTCAGAGGTTGCAAAG AATTTGGAATCGGAGAAGCAGCTTAAGTTTTTCCAGGGTTGTGTTGCTACTGCTTTTGCTGAGCGGGATCATTCTATTATGGAG GCTGAAAAGGcgaaggagaaagaagaaacgaTGTCACAAAAGCTAAAAGAGGTCGAAAATAG ATTAGAGGAGTTGTCTTCTGACTGTCTAAATTTGAGGGAAACTAATGATACACTACGCATTAACCTAGCCAAGCAAGAAGAGTGGAATGAGGTCTCGAAACAG GTAATCAATAAGTTCTATGAGATCAGACAGAATTCTCTTGAAGGATTTATGGATACTAGCTGGGACGAAAAATGTCAGTGTCTTTTACACGATTCTTCAGAAATGTGGAGTTTCAATGATTCTTCAACGTTTAGATATATA AATTCTTTGGAAGAAGGACTGGAGACAATGAAGAAAACAGTGGACAATCTTCAAAATAAGCTACGCATG GGTGTGGAAATTGAAAAGCATTTAAAGGGAAAGGTGCATGATTTGGAATTGAAGCTG ATTCACATGGATGATATGGTCAAGAGCAAGATTTCAGGGTTTTGTCAAAACTATTCTCAATATCGAGAtcatatattgaatttattggaaaaagaaatgtctAATATGCATTCGACAATAGGAGAGATTGAGGAAAAAATTGTTCAATATGGCTGGGGAGTTCAACAATTGAAGGATTCTGAGAAAGTgctgaaagaagaaaatgattcCCAGGAGGGGCATTTGAGTACCAATGCCAAG ATGGAAATTCATGGCTTACCAGATTCCGTTGCTGATGGAAACGCTGAAGCCCTTGCTTTGGCCCTTCAAGAAAAG GTTTCAGCTTTGTTACTTCTTTCACAACAGGAAGAGAGGCACATGCTGGAGAGAGATGTCAATGCAGcacttcaaagaaaaacagaggAGCTCCAGAGAAACTTACTGCAG GTTACCCATGAAAAAGTTAAAGCACTAATGGAGCTGGCACAAGTAAAACAAGAACTTCAACTACTTAAAGA TGTTCATGACTTGAAACGAGGAGCAGACACTGTGGAAAGGAAACTTGTTACTCACGAGAGAGAGGGGAAATTAAAAGGCTTGCTGAAGGGTACATATCTGAGACGTTGGGTAGGTACACCAGAAATCAGTGGAAGTGAAGCTGCAGCTCACTTggataatgaagaaaattacTCTTCTCGGAAGTCTGCTGTGGATTTTGCCAG aataaaaattgagaatgCAACTCTTAGAGAAAGTATTGAAAGCATGGAGCAACTGACCTCTTCAATTCACAGGCTTCGTCTCTATCTTCTGAAG GCTAAAGAGTCTGCTACGTCTGAAGGTCCAGGTACAAGTGTGTTGGAAGGTCTCAAGGGCATAATCAATGAGGCAAAACTCATAAAGACTGCACTTTGTAGCTCCTTACCCATTAGTTGGTCAGCTGAGGTAAATGCTGGATCCAGTGAGGAAACTTTACATGATTCTCATGATGTTTTAGGAGAGGGAGACTCTAGCCTGGGGAAGATAGATTTTGTTTCTGCTGCTGGTTTTGAGATGGTTGAGCTCCTTGTTTCTGTTGCTGAGTTGTTGATAAAGGATTACAAGGCTGAAAGTGGTTCTTGA
- the LOC101211967 gene encoding myosin-13 isoform X3, translating into MEAEKAKEKEETMSQKLKEVENRLEELSSDCLNLRETNDTLRINLAKQEEWNEVSKQVINKFYEIRQNSLEGFMDTSWDEKCQCLLHDSSEMWSFNDSSTFRYINSLEEGLETMKKTVDNLQNKLRMGVEIEKHLKGKVHDLELKLIHMDDMVKSKISGFCQNYSQYRDHILNLLEKEMSNMHSTIGEIEEKIVQYGWGVQQLKDSEKVLKEENDSQEGHLSTNAKMEIHGLPDSVADGNAEALALALQEKVSALLLLSQQEERHMLERDVNAALQRKTEELQRNLLQVTHEKVKALMELAQVKQELQLLKEKSVHDLKRGADTVERKLVTHEREGKLKGLLKGTYLRRWVGTPEISGSEAAAHLDNEENYSSRKSAVDFARIKIENATLRESIESMEQLTSSIHRLRLYLLKAKESATSEGPGTSVLEGLKGIINEAKLIKTALCSSLPISWSAEVNAGSSEETLHDSHDVLGEGDSSLGKIDFVSAAGFEMVELLVSVAELLIKDYKAESGS; encoded by the exons ATGGAG GCTGAAAAGGcgaaggagaaagaagaaacgaTGTCACAAAAGCTAAAAGAGGTCGAAAATAG ATTAGAGGAGTTGTCTTCTGACTGTCTAAATTTGAGGGAAACTAATGATACACTACGCATTAACCTAGCCAAGCAAGAAGAGTGGAATGAGGTCTCGAAACAG GTAATCAATAAGTTCTATGAGATCAGACAGAATTCTCTTGAAGGATTTATGGATACTAGCTGGGACGAAAAATGTCAGTGTCTTTTACACGATTCTTCAGAAATGTGGAGTTTCAATGATTCTTCAACGTTTAGATATATA AATTCTTTGGAAGAAGGACTGGAGACAATGAAGAAAACAGTGGACAATCTTCAAAATAAGCTACGCATG GGTGTGGAAATTGAAAAGCATTTAAAGGGAAAGGTGCATGATTTGGAATTGAAGCTG ATTCACATGGATGATATGGTCAAGAGCAAGATTTCAGGGTTTTGTCAAAACTATTCTCAATATCGAGAtcatatattgaatttattggaaaaagaaatgtctAATATGCATTCGACAATAGGAGAGATTGAGGAAAAAATTGTTCAATATGGCTGGGGAGTTCAACAATTGAAGGATTCTGAGAAAGTgctgaaagaagaaaatgattcCCAGGAGGGGCATTTGAGTACCAATGCCAAG ATGGAAATTCATGGCTTACCAGATTCCGTTGCTGATGGAAACGCTGAAGCCCTTGCTTTGGCCCTTCAAGAAAAG GTTTCAGCTTTGTTACTTCTTTCACAACAGGAAGAGAGGCACATGCTGGAGAGAGATGTCAATGCAGcacttcaaagaaaaacagaggAGCTCCAGAGAAACTTACTGCAG GTTACCCATGAAAAAGTTAAAGCACTAATGGAGCTGGCACAAGTAAAACAAGAACTTCAACTACTTAAAGA GAAAAGTGTTCATGACTTGAAACGAGGAGCAGACACTGTGGAAAGGAAACTTGTTACTCACGAGAGAGAGGGGAAATTAAAAGGCTTGCTGAAGGGTACATATCTGAGACGTTGGGTAGGTACACCAGAAATCAGTGGAAGTGAAGCTGCAGCTCACTTggataatgaagaaaattacTCTTCTCGGAAGTCTGCTGTGGATTTTGCCAG aataaaaattgagaatgCAACTCTTAGAGAAAGTATTGAAAGCATGGAGCAACTGACCTCTTCAATTCACAGGCTTCGTCTCTATCTTCTGAAG GCTAAAGAGTCTGCTACGTCTGAAGGTCCAGGTACAAGTGTGTTGGAAGGTCTCAAGGGCATAATCAATGAGGCAAAACTCATAAAGACTGCACTTTGTAGCTCCTTACCCATTAGTTGGTCAGCTGAGGTAAATGCTGGATCCAGTGAGGAAACTTTACATGATTCTCATGATGTTTTAGGAGAGGGAGACTCTAGCCTGGGGAAGATAGATTTTGTTTCTGCTGCTGGTTTTGAGATGGTTGAGCTCCTTGTTTCTGTTGCTGAGTTGTTGATAAAGGATTACAAGGCTGAAAGTGGTTCTTGA
- the LOC101214700 gene encoding LIM domain-containing protein WLIM1 — protein MASFSGTTQKCMACEKTVYLVDKLTADNRVFHKACFRCYHCKGTLKLSNYCSFEGVLYCRPHYDQLFKRTGSLDKSFEGTPKVMRSEKPSENENAKSVSNMFGGTRDKCSGCTKTVYLIEKVTVNGNAYHKSCFKCSHGGCTISPSSYIAHEGKLYCKHHHIQLFMEKGNYSQLETERQKNNSAIAAAIKLTTPMEIAAES, from the exons ATGGCTAGCTTTTCAGGAACCACACAGAAATGCATGGCTTGCGAGAAGACGGTTTATCTCGTAGATAAGCTGACCGCTGATAATAGAGTGTTCCATAAGGCTTGCTTCCGATGCTACCATTGTAAAGGCACTCTCAAg CTTAGCAACTATTGTTCCTTTGAGGGAGTGCTCTATTGCAGGCCTCACTATGATCAACTCTTCAAGAGAACTGGCAGCCTTGACAAGAGCTTTGAAg GAACTCCAAAAGTCATGAGATCAGAAAAGCCCAGCGAAAATGAg AATGCAAAGTCAGTGTCCAACATGTTTGGTGGCACCAGAGACAAATGTTCAGGCTGCACCAAGACTGTTTATCTCATTGAAAAG GTAACGGTGAACGGGAATGCGTACCACAAAAGCTGCTTTAAATGTAGCCATGGAGGATGCACAATAAGTCCATCAAGTTACATAGCACATGAGGGAAAACTATATTGCAAACATCATCACATTCAACTATTCATGGAGAAAGGAAACTACAGCCAACTTGAAACTGAGCGCCAAAAGAACAATTCAGCGATAGCTGCAGCAATCAAATTAACCACTCCAATGGAAATTGCAGCTGAATCATag
- the LOC101214940 gene encoding ADP-ribosylation factor-like protein 8a, with protein sequence MGLWEAFLNWLRSLFFKQEMELSLIGLQNAGKTSLVNVIATGGYSEDMIPTVGFNMKKVTKGNVTIKLWDLGGQPRFRSMWERYCRAVSAIVYVVDAADYENLSVSRSELHDLLSKPSLNGIPLLVLGNKIDKQGALSKSDLTERMGLKSITDREVCCYMISCKNSTNIDTVIDWLVKHSKSKN encoded by the exons ATGGGTTTGTGGGAAGCGTTTCTCAATTGGCTTCGAAG CCTCTTTTTCAAGCAAGAGATGGAATTATCCCTGATTGGGCTTCAGAATGCTGGAAAAACATCACTTGTAAATGTTATTGCA ACGGGTGGATACAGTGAAGATATGATCCCAACG GTAGGATTTAACATGAAGAAGGTGACAAAAGGAAATGTAACAATAAAGCTTTGGGATCTTGGAGGCCAACCAAGGTTCCGTAGCATGTGGGAAAGATATTGTCGTGCAGTTTCTGCCATTGT TTATGTTGTGGATGCTGCTGATTACGAGAACTTGTCCGTTTCAAGAAGTGAGCTTCATGACTTGTTGAGTAAGCCTTCACTTAATGGAATCCCATTGCTGGTATTGGGTAACAAGATTGACAAACAAGGAGCTCTCTCTAAGTCGGATCTCACAGAACGAAT GGGACtcaagtctatcactgatagagaAGTCTGTTGCTATATGATTTCCTGCAAGAACTCAACCAATATCGATACGGTCATCGATTGGCTCGTAAAGCATTCAAAGTCGAAAAACTAA